The genomic segment ccattagattttggcagtgatgtggcttaaagtctggatccacagatttgttaaagatttctgtatcatctAGAACTaagacaacaagtgaacactaagTCAGCTGCTTTTGGTtctaaaagtcttcttacaatCGTCATATCTGTATGGTCTTTCCGTCTTTCctcagtgtggacacgttggtgagCTTTGAGACGAGAAATGTAGTTAAAGCCTACATGATTGCataatcacatgattgtgataactacaattttttttaaagatttcatccactGGAAATCacacaacgactgagcagccttgacggagtattgtgctctctgagtgcttttcttgtctgtaaacattttcattCCATATCACCTGCAATGAAGTCCGTCAGCACTGgaaagatgatttttttctccaaaacagATTGAAGTTGTCAATGAAGTTCATTTGCTGTGTATTCAGTCCCAGTAGTCCACTGTAAGTGGCAGTCCATAAACAAAAGGTTGAAATGTTTTAACTTACACAGTTCAATATGGATGTCAAAGACTCCCACGTGTACAACAATCTGAGTAACGTTTTGATTTTGTACATTATATGGTAGATTCATTTATAGGTATTTTCTTTAATACAACATCAGGAAAGcagcatatatatatagtatatacattaaatatataaatatatataaatatacatattattactatatatacatatagtaATTTTACAACTCACATATGAGATGATATAATCTCATGGGTCATTTCACTAAAAGCCTCGTGTCTGAGCATCTTCAGTTTGACAGAGtttttgaaaattaattttattgatTGAGTTGACCTGTGTTAAATCTGGGGTCTTTTGTAACAttagtttttgagttaaaacTTCTTTAAGAAGGTGGAgtcatgttgatttttgcatcattttctttgAGCCAATCTGTGGACCAATGTTTGAAGATACAGAACTTGAGAAATCATCTAGGCAGAGACCCTTCTACCATTACTACCACAGGTTCAGATCTCTGGCCTGTCAGCGTTTCATCTCGTCTTCCATCTGATTTGCTGACCTTTCTGAGTCCTTTCAGTTTACCTAAGCTGTTCCTCATGAGTACATTCTATgtaatgtgtttctttttttggttagttttttttaaacatgttttctccTACACTTATCCAGAGCTACTGTAATCTAAGCTGATTCCTCTGTTTCAATGCAACATAAAAATCCAGTTTTGCCTTTCAGTTTTGCTCCAGGATGTTTCCAGAGAGATGAAGGCCTATCCTTCCCACTTAGCCGTGTCTGCTGGCTTAAGCCAAATTCAGGAAATGTGACGTTATCCCCCAATCTTTGCTGCCCATTGCAGTTATGAGCAATAGGGCTCCTAGGGGCGTACTAGAATTGTATCATGAAGTTCACTGCTTGTTGCAATTGCAGAAATTGCAGTTTCTAATCCTGTAATCTTCTCCTACACTTTGTGGtttaatgtgtattttggaAAGCCCAGAGTGCCTCTTTCTCACAAAGTTTATTGCACCTGTCAGAAGTCACAAAAGTCGTGTTACAACTGAACAAGTGGTCATTTGAAACTCAAAACCCAGAGAAAGACATCTGATGAGAGTCTCTCAGCTCACAAAGCTTCCACTCCTGAATTCATTAGACAGCAATTCACATAGAGAAGCAGAAATCACATCTGCATTGTGTGATTATACTTGTTATGCTTGTGTTCGAAGAAATAACTCCTTTTAAACATCTCTTTCAGTGTCATTACTCCATTACCAAAGCAGCAGCTTTCCTGGGAATTGGAACTAAGAACGTCTATGTGGTTCCATCTGATCAGAGGTAGAGCTCCTCACACATACTTTCCTGATATTCTGGTTCTTTCCCAAGACATCAGAGGTAATGTGCTGGAATAAAAGTGTATTAGCTTGACTCGGATAGTGTTAAGATTTAATAAATTTGTTcactgatttgttgttttatctcaGACTGACTCATGACTTGTGAAACTGTGTGCATTTTTCAGAGGAAAGATGATCGTTTCTGCCCTGGAGAACAAAATAAAGACCGCTAAAAGTGAGGTGAGGAAGCCGTCTTGTCATTGGTTTTGTTTGGAGGGCTTTAGATGCTGCAGAAATATAGAGTAATATtttcttgtgtatgtgtgtgtgtgtgtgtgtgtgtgtgtgtgttcagggtgCATTTCCCTTCATGGTAAACGCCACAGCAGGAACCACGGTGCTCGGAGCTTTTGATCCCATCGAAGAAATTGCCGACATCTGTGAGAAGCACAACCTGTGGCTGCATGTGGATGTGAGCTCAGTAATTAATTAGTTCCTCCATTCCCTGTAATCATGTCTCACCGTCGGTGTGCATCATCTTATTTTCTCGTTCACTTCTTCAGGCATGTTGGGGAGGAGCAGCTCTCATGTCTAAGAAGCATAAACACTTGTTAAAGGGCATCCACAGGTAAACAGTGCCATCGATTTAACAACATTACTGACTGAGATCATGTCATTGCATTTTGTTAGTGCCTGaactgtggaaaaaatattGCTACATGTTAGCGAGATGAAATTTCAGATGTCTCTCGTGATAACACACTGTAAAGTTGTTCTCTGCTGTGTGCTTCTGTTAAGAGCCGACTCTGTGGCCTGGAACCCTCACAAGATGCTGATGGCATGTCTGCAATGCTCTGCTTTCCTGGTCAGAGACAAAACAGTAAGAcaagggtttttttcttttaattttttgactCTATAGTGCCCGAAAGTGAGGCTTTGCAGTTAGTCAttcaatatgttttattttaattttgtcaggaaaaaaatgcatgacaataaacaaaagtgtgtttgtcaaattaaaaaattttttttacgTGCCACACACAAGTAAGAGAGAAAACACTAATTTATGCTTACATAACATTACAATTCCATGTTTCGGTAGCTTGCACCATTTTTCATGCACCTCAGAAACAAGGAAAGCATGTATTTCCTGTTTCTTCATGATGTTCACTTGGTTTGTATGGATTCACAGGTCAGGCTTTACCTTTATTCAGCTTTGACTGAACTCATGTACTTATTCAGTTGCTAGAAATGTAGAAGTCACCACATTAAGTACATTTCCACACTAATACACTACAAACTGTACTGTTGCATTCAAGAACGATACAAAAAAATTTGAGTAAGGTGTGGCCAGGTTTTTGTAGCCATGAGCTGTTCATAGACCGATCTCATTTGTCTTTTCACGTCTTAAGTGagatttcagaaaaaaagtttgatgttgcatttttgtgctATCATGTTTTATTGAAACCACATGCAACAAGTGAGAGGCAGATCTGTCTGACAAGTCAAGGAAATTAAGCTCTACGATGCGATATCAACCTTTTAATTAAGCCTTGAAACACACCctcttttactgtcattttctctcctAACAGGAGCATCGTTTACTAAATGAACACCATATTTGTCACAGTCATGGGTTTTTCTGAATGAAGCCATGAGGAACATTAATGTTATCAAGTTGAGACCTAAGTGGACATAAAATTCCAGTCTAATCTCTATGTGTGAATGCAGACAGTGTAGCATTtggcagtaaaacaaacaaaaaaaaagagcaatggAAATCAGTCAGCATCAACCTGTTCCTGGTCTCAGGATGACAGTGCAGTTCACTACAGTCCTGTTTTCTCATAGTCTCACATTAGAAGGCTGAAGTCAAGCTGACAGAGCAATTTGGTTTGTTTGAGACTTGGAGAAAGAGAGATTTGTAAGAGTGTGAGTGGCAGCAGACATATTCTGTAAAATGCAACCTGCAAAATATCGTCATTATAACAACCACAGTTTTAGAGGAGGAGTTGGACAGTTTGGAAATATACAAGGATTTTTTGCTACAAGTTGGATGAGAAAATGGATTCAACTGGCATATTTGTATGTTATCCAGTATACGAAGCAACAGGCAGCAGCTGGTtgacttagcttagcattaaaaGCGAAAACAGGAGGAAACATCCTGtcagtacacacgtggacaaaattgttggtacccctcagttaaagaaggaaaaacccacaattctcactgaaatcacttgaaactcacaaaagtaacaataaataaaaatttattgaaaattaaataatcaaaatcagccatcacttttgaattgttgattaacataattatttaaaaaaacaaactaatgaaatagggctggacaaaaatgatggtacccataacttaatattttgttgcacaaccttttgaggcaatcactgcaattaaacgatttctgtatttgtcaatgagcgttctgcagctgtcaacaggtattttggcccactcctcatgagcaaacagctccagttgtctcaggtttgatgggtgtcttctccaaatggcatgtttcagctccttccacatatgttcaatgggattcagatctgggctcatagaaggccactttagaatagtccaacgcttttctctcagccattcttgggtgtttttggctgtgtgttttggatcgttgtcctgttggaagacccatgacctgcgactgagaccaagctttgacactaggcagcacatttctctccagaatgccttgatagtcttcagatttcatcgtaccttgcacactttcaagacaccctgtgccagatgcagcaaagcagccccaaaacattactgagcctcctccatgtttcaccgtagggacagtgttcttttcttcgtatgcttgttttttgagtctatgaacatagagttgatgtgccttaccaaaaagctccagtttggtctcatctgtccaaaggacattctcccagaagctttgtggcttgtcaacatgcatttttgcaaattccagtctggcttttttatgagtttttttcagcagtggtgtcctccttggtcgtctcccatgaagtccactttggctcaaacaacgacgaatggtgcgatctgacactgatgtaccttggccttggagttcacctttaatttctttggaggttgctctgggctctttggatacaattccaacgatccatctcttcaatttgtcatcaattttcctcttgcggccacgtccagggaggttggctactgtcccgtgggtcttgaacttctgaataatatgagccactgttgtcacaggaacttcaagctgtttagagatggtcttatagcctttacctttaagatgtttgtctataattttttttcggatgtcctgggacaattctctccttcgctttctgttgtccatgttcagtgtggtacacaccttttcaccaaacagcagggtgactacttgtctccctttaaataggcagactgactgattatgagtttggaaacacctgtgatgtcaattaaatgacacacctgagttaatcatgtcactctggtcaaatagttttcaatcttttatagaggtaccatcatttttgtccaggcctgtttcattagtttgttttttaaaataattatgttaatcaacaattcaaaagtaatggttgtttttgattatttaattttcaatgattttttatttattgttacttttgtgagtttcaagtgatttcagtgagaattgtgggtttttccttctttaactgaggggtaccaacaattttgtccacgtgtgtataacaAAATGTGTTCTGGCAACCCTTCTGAAGTTCATTTACTGACACATTACTGTCAGACTAACTGTCCcactgcttccagtctttgtgctaagctaagctaactgtgtCATGGCTGTAGCTTCATTTAGTTAACAGACTCTATAGTGGTGTCAATCTTATCAGTTAACTTTAATATAGAAAGCACAGACTGACCTGGGGTTGATAACCTTATAAGGTACtatcagtggtgtagtggtccctggagaagtgggtatactcttaattttcaccttttttaaaaaaaaattagtccagaaaaacgccccgttttagaaacagtgacatagaagactactctattcaattttttcagtcacttctacttgcccactattataaaattatcatgacttgattaggagcagtttgtagttattactggtcacacaagcaaactggattaatgtaacatgtatttatcatgaggcaaacatggtgtttcagttacttttgaacatttatttaaatataatacttcaaatatgaagttgacagtgcatccttgttcatatttcatcatgaataaaacttcaatattgttttaggtcgaatcttaaactacctgtccccattcttgtgtttttacttactttaaaatcaactaccagcctagaggttttcccacattatcccaatctagctagcttcagacttacgttagaataacgttagcctttcaaaacgttagtcagactcggcccgacactcagtttaacccgttgcacTTCAGttacgcttcagtgtcccgtccgcggtacactttgagatctgcatcaGCAGATTAtacaaacgcgattatacaaacactatacgccgatggaaagcttagattctcatgaatccgccggtataaaccactttcagatgtgattaccacagcaggtaatataaacacatttgtccaacaaacaacgaatatccatccatccgttctctatacacggcttcaacacagcgcgactcacatttccgggttcattattacacacagatgaaaatattccacaaaaaacggccagaatccaaccttggacatccagacgaaacaagccagtaaactattttgtccaaaacatgtcttgaagacggtatataatccacgaataggtcgttttcgaggaaatgcacctcgcgatgcacgtccaatattcctgTATTTctagtcatatttttatttacaaatagaatattagcaattttttttgtactgaaaatggctggaattgactgcagctttaaccactggcgacaaaatatcctctccttgaaatgtgcagtcatgttgccagtagtttaaaacaatgattcatttggaaaccaccttaaaacttacctgagaattatatcgtctgtgaaagtaggttcgctccatacgtgccactcacttgaaaggtgtttattctgactctcgcatttccgcgcatctttcaagcagacctgtcaatcaactggagtgccacagaggtgttagcaaaattttcctctgtatgacccgccctactctgcctctgattggctcatccctaaagttaaccaatcgaatcagtgaaggcagcatgtaccagccaattacaggcagaggagggttgttcatggcttcatcatccttaaggaaaagagggctacctggcacacagatattactgaatgatgcgcaccagggagcattagaagtgggtatacgcaatgctaactgaaaaataagtgggtatacgccgtataccgccgtataccctggactacaccactgggtactatttgcatttgttttgtgtacACATGCTCATTCAGAGTAACATTATTCATTCTTTGCTATCACAAACGCCCTCCTGACTGCTGTTAAAATgtctttgcttcatttttgatGGTAATTCAAGTTTCTTGCAAGGCCATGCAAACTATTCATTCATGATTCTTTCCTCCCTGTGTCTATAAACCGTTCTTGTCATTGTGCTTCTTCAGAATCTCCAGCTATGCCACTCTTCTCGGGCCTCCTACCTCTTCCAGCCAGACAAGTTCTACGACATCAGCTATGACACGGGAGACAAGTCGCTCCAGTGCAGCAGGAAAGCAGATGCCTTCAAGTTCTGGCTCATGTGGAAGGCTTTAGGAAGCAGTCAGCTGGAGGAGAGGGTGGACAGAGCCCTCGCCATGGCCAGGTTAGTCTGGAGAAAGATAGGTAATGTAGGGCTGCAGGTTAACCTCAAATGAGATGGCAGACTTGGTTTAATCAGACGAGCCTGATGCAGAATTCTGACATACTACTGGACCGTAGTTTATGCAGA from the Acanthochromis polyacanthus isolate Apoly-LR-REF ecotype Palm Island chromosome 12, KAUST_Apoly_ChrSc, whole genome shotgun sequence genome contains:
- the LOC110967372 gene encoding acidic amino acid decarboxylase GADL1-like isoform X2 yields the protein MIVSALENKIKTAKSEGAFPFMVNATAGTTVLGAFDPIEEIADICEKHNLWLHVDACWGGAALMSKKHKHLLKGIHRADSVAWNPHKMLMACLQCSAFLVRDKTNLQLCHSSRASYLFQPDKFYDISYDTGDKSLQCSRKADAFKFWLMWKALGSSQLEERVDRALAMARYLVQEIKKREGFHLLMEPEFANVCFWYIPPSLRNLPDGPELYQKLHTVAPVVKERMMKTGSMMVGYQPHRDKPNFFRMVVISPQVSRQDMDFVLDEIHSLGKDL